The genomic interval CTGGGTGTCAGCGCCGCCGGGGGCAAACGCCTCCTGGCGGGGATATTTTGGTCTATCATCACCTGGCTCGGCTGGGGCGGCGCGTCTTATCTCATGTTGCTCTCCTTCGTGCCGGGCGCGCAATTGAACGTGGGCATCTTTGTCACTTGCGCCCTGGCGCTTGGTCTGAGCATTCCATCCGCGCCTTCGGGTGCGGGGTTGTATGAAGCGGGCGCAGTGGCCGGGTTGGCCGTCTTTGGCGTCCCCTCCAATGTGGCCCTGGCTTACGCCATCACCGCTCATCTCCAAAGCTTCATCCTCACCGGCATCTTCGGCACCATCGGCCTCGACCGCGAAGGCGAGAGCTTCTCTCACCTGGCCTCGGCGGCCCAAACCGTGATGGCCTCGGCCCGACCCGGCGATAAATGAAGATTCTGGTCGCGCTGACTTATTATCGCCCGCACGTCTCGGGTCTGACGATCTACGTCGAGCGCCTGTCGCGGGCGTTGGCCCGGCGCGGTCACGCCGTCACCGTGCTCACCTCACATTACGAGCCGAGCCTGCCGCTGAATGAGATGATGGACGGCGTGCGGGTGGTGCGCGCCCCAGTGCTGGCCCGCGTGAGCAAAGGCGTGCTCATGCCCACCCTGACCTTTCTGGCGACCAAGTATATGTGGCAGAACGACGCCCTCAGCCTGCACCTGCCGCAACTCGACGCCAGCGGCATCGCCACCCGCGCCAAACTTCTCAACAAGCCCAGCATCCTCACTTATCACTCCGACTTGCTTCTGCCGCCGTCGTTTGTCAACCGTGTGGCGAGCACGGTGGTGAACGCCAGCAACCATGCCGCCGCGAAACTGTGCGACGCCATCTCGGCCTACACCGACGACTTTGCCAAACACTCACCTTATCTCTCGAAGTATCTCCACAAAGTGCGTGTCATCGCCCCGCCGGTTGAAATTCCCGAACCGGATGAGGAAGAGGTTCATGGTTTCGTGGAACGTTACGGCCTGCACGGCAAAACCGTGCTTGGCCTCGCCGGGCGTTTTGCGGCTGAGAAAGGCATCGAATACTTGCTCGAGGCTTTGCCGGGCATCATGACGAAGTATCCAAATGTTGTCGTCGTTCACGCCGGGCCGCGTGAGGCAATTGGCGAGTCGGCCTACTTGCGAAAGCTGGAGCCATTGCTGGAAAAGTATCGCGACCACTACGTTCACGTCGGCACCCTCAACGCCAAAGGGATGGCCGCCTTCTTCAAGGCTTGTCACGTCACAACTTTGCCCAGCATCAACAGCACCGAAACGTTTGGCCTGGTGCAGATCGAGTCCATGATGTGCGGCACGCCGGTCGTCGCCAGCGACTTGCCGGGTGTGCGCCAGCCGACGACGATGACGGGCATGGGCCGGGTCGCGTCCATTTGTGACTCGGTTGCCCTGGCCGAAGCCATCCTCGACGTGCTGGATCATCGCGAGAAGTACCTCCGGCCCCGGGCCGAGATTGCCGATGTGTTTTCGCCCGATGCCGTGGCCGCCCGGTACGAAGCCCTCTTTGAAGAACTGAAACATCGCCGCAACTGAAAACTCACCCGCCCTTAATCAATATGACTGATGATCTGCTCTGGCGACAACTCAAAGCCATGCCCGCCTTTCGCGGCTTGCTGAGAGCGGTCGAAGCGAAGTTTTACGATGGCCTGACCCTGCCCGAACCGGCGCTCGACCTCGGCTGTGGCGACGGCCACTTTGCTTCCGAAACGTTCGACCGCCCCCTCGCCGCCGGAATCGATCCCTGGTGGTTGCCGCTCAAAGAGGCCCGGGCGCGCAACGCTTACAAAGTTCTGGCTCAGGCCGACGGTACCCGACTGCCGTTTCCGGCCCAGCACTTCGCCAGCGCCGTCAGCAATTCGGTGCTGGAACACATCCCGGAGCTGGACCCGGTGCTGGCCGATCTCAACCGGGTGCTCAAGCCGGGCGCTACCTTCATCTTTTGTTCGCCGAGTGACTACTTCCTGGAGTTTCTATCCATCTCGCACTTTCTGCGGCAGGTAGGACTTCGCGGACTTGCAGAAATGTACGAACGGTTCTTTAATCGTATCTCCAGACATCACCACTGCGATTCGCCCGATGTATGGCGTGAACGGCTAGCCCGGGCCGGCTTTGCCGTTGAACGCCACTGGTATTATTTTTCGCCCGGCGCGCACGCCGCCCTGGAGTGGGGGCATTATCTTGGCCTGCCCGCCGCCGTTGCCAAAACGCTCACTGGCCGCTGGATACTCTGGCCCAGCCGCGCCAACCTGTGGCTGACCGAAAAACTCCTGCGACGCTTCTTTGAAGAAGGCAAGCAGGAGAAGGGCGCGTATATATTTTTTGTGACGAAGAAAATTCACAATGCGCCATAAATTTACGAATTGTGCATTGAGCATTGTGAATTGAGTATTCCTTATGACTCTCTGGGACGCTTACCTCATCCTCCTCTCCCGTCTCGGGCTGGCCCCGCGGCCCACCGCCGCCGACGGCTTGCCTGTGGAACTGCCAGCGTTCGAGTCGCTTCGCTCCGCGCCCGTCCTGCGTCCCGCGCGCCAGCCTATCGATCTCACCCGGCAACTTAATCTGGCCCGCTGGCTCGGCCTGCCGCTGGGGATCGCCTTTGCCCTGACTGGGCAGTGGAGCCTCTCGCAGAACCGCGAAGCGCTGGGGCAGGGCGTCCTCCTGCTGGCAATTGGCCTCGTCATTTTTGCCGTCGTCGTCTGGCGCGAATCTTTGGATTTGCGATCAGCGCCTGCCGAGACGTTGCCTCTTCTCGATCTCGCGCCGCAAGTGGAGACTCGCGTCCGCTGGGGCGTGGCCGCGCTGGCTTTGTTGTGGAGCGGCCTGACCTACTTCTTCCTCAAGAACAACGATTTCAACATCTTTGGCCGGCTCAGTTGGGCCATGAGTCTGATCGCCTGGGTCGCCGCCTTCTGGCAGGGGCCGCTGGGCCTTAAGTTGAACTGGCACTTGTTGTGGGAACGATTGTGGCGCGGCGAGTTCAACCTTCGCCTTACGAACAAGCTCTTCTTGTTCCTCCTTGTGCTGGCCGTCTCTGCCGGGTTTCGCTTTGCCAACCTGAACAGCGTGCCGGTGGAGATGACGAGCGATCACGTCGAGAAACTTCGCGATGTGAACGACATTTTGAGCAACGGCGTCCGCCCGATCTTTGAGGCCAGCAATGGCGGGCGCGAGCCGATGGAGTTTTATCTGGCCGCCATTGCCGCCAACGTCTTGCCCACCGGCCTCTCGCACCTCACCCTCAAACTGCTCACCTCCCTCGTCGGCTTCCTCACCCTGCCGTTCATCTTCCTGCTCGCCCGCGAAATCGCGGACGACGATTGGATCGCAATCCTGACGATGCTGGCCGCCGGGATCGGCTGGTGGCCCAATGCCATCAGCCGCAACGGCCTGCGCTTCCCGTTCGCGCCGTTCTTTGGCACACTGGCCTTGTGGCTCATCATCCGCGCCCTCAAGCGCCAGAGCCGAAATGATATGTTGCTGGCCGGGCTGGCGATTGGCCTCGGGTTGTATGGCTACACGCCGATCCGGGTCGTGCCGCTGGCGGCGGCAGTGGCTTTTGGGCTGTATGCGCTTCATCACTGGAACAGGGCGCAGGCCGCGAAGCTCGCCGCCTGGCTGGGCATGGCGGCGCTGATCATCGTGGCCGCGTTCGTGCCTATGATTCGTTACGCCGCCGATGCGCCGCAGGACTTCTGGCGGCGTACCCTCACCCGCGTCGTCGGCGACACCGGCGCAGAAACGCCGCCCACCTTGAGCCGGTTCCTATCGAACGAGTGGAATTCACTCCGCATGTTCTCGTGGACGGCAGACTCGGCCTGGCTGGTTAGCCCGGCAGGCCAGCCGGCGCTGGACTGGGTCATGGGTGGCCTGTTTGCCCTTGGCGTCCTTTACCTGCTCTATCGTTACGTTCGCCGCCGCCACTGGCTGGACTTGTTCCTGCTGATTTCGATTCCGGTGCTGTTGTTGCCGTCCACGATGGCCCTGGCCTTTCCCATCGAGAACCCGTCGCTTCACCGGTCGGGGGTGGCGATCCCGGTCGTATTTTTAATAGTGGCGCTTCCCCTGCGTCTGTTGGTAGAACACAGTCAATCGCTTATCACCGGGTGGCGAGGCCGTTTAGTCGGCCTGGGGCTGGTCGGCGCGCTGGTCTTTCTCTCGGCGCAGAACAATTGGGACATCCTCTTCGTCAACTATGCGCAGCAATATCGGGACTCGGTGCAGAACGCCTCCGAGTTGGGGGCGCTGGTAAAATCGTGGGCCGAGTCGGTTGGCTCTTACGACACCGTCTTCATTCGCGCTTATCCATATTGGGTGGACACGCGGTCGGTAGGCATTTATGCCGGGCAGTTCGGGTGGGACAACGCCATTCTGGATGCCGCCAAGTTGGGCGACATGGTGAACGACCCGCGTCCGAAGTTGTATATTTTGAACCGGCACGATGCCGAGAGCATTGCCCTCTTGCGGCAAATTTATCCGCAGGGCAAACTGGCGTATCGCGCCTCGACGTTTCACGACAAGGATTTTGTGACATTCTTTGTGCCGGGTATCGTGGACTTTGACGAGACCACAATCCCTCTGCCGAATTAATGTATCCACAGATTTCGCAGATTTTCGCAGATTGACTCTATCTGTGTAAATCTATGAAACCTGTGGTTTGAGTTGATTATGTCTGAAAGCACAGCCGCCGACGAAATAGAAATGCCGGGTTCCGAACTTCAGCCGCCGATGACGGGCGGCGTGATTGATTCCACTCTGGCACTCACCGAAGCCCGCGAAGTTGAACGCGCCGCGCCGCGAACTGCCAGCCTGGACTGGCGCGGTCTGGCGGTTGACCTCTTGCTCGTCCTCCTCGTCGCCGCCGGTTTGTACTTCCGCTTCAGTTGGACAAATTGGAACCAGGGCACCGACCTGCACCCGGACGAATACGGCCTCACCGGCACCCTCACTCAACTCCATATTCCCAAATCTCTGGGCGAGTATTTCAACACCCGCATCTCGCCGATGAGTCCGTATCAGAAATATGACATTGACGGCCTGCCCATCCCGCCCGACCCGGAGTACCCGGTTCCCGACAACCGCATGAGGTGGGGCCAGTGGCCGCTCACCATCATTCGCTTCGCCGCCGAAGTCACCGGCAACACCGATTACACCAAGTTGCGACTCATGGGCCGCCAGCTCTCGGCCCTGGCCGACAGCCTGTCTTTGCTGATCATTTTCCTGATCGGCTCACGTTTATACAACCGGCGCGTTGGCTTGCTGGCCGCGGCCCTCAGCGCCCTGGCCGTCATGCAGATTCAGCAGTCGCACTTTATGACGGCGGACAACATCGCCGGGACGTTCACGGCCTTGACCATGTATTTCGCCGTCCGGGCGGCGCAGGCCGTCCCCGTCACCGGAGAGCGGGCGACAGGGAAAGGGAGTCGCTATCGCGATTGGCTTTGGTATGTTCTCTTCGGCGTTTCTTTCGGCATGGCCCTGGCCTCGCGCATCAACCTCCTGCCGCTGTTCGGCGAGATTCTGGCGGCGGCCTTCATTGCTTACACCGACCGCTGGCTCAAGGCGCAAAAAGAGGGGCGCGACCCAACCAACCTGTTGATCGAAGCCGGCTGGCGGATCGCGTTGGCCGCCGTGTTTGCTTTCATCGCTTTCCGCGTCACCCAGCCCATGTCCTTCCGCGCCGAGACAGGCGACACGACCCTCTTCACGATTAAACCGAATCCGGAATGGTCGGAGAGCATGGCTGTGGCTCAGGCCGAGTCGAGCGGCATCGGCGGCGGCCCGCCCGGCGAGCAATGGACAAATCGCCCGGCGCTGATCTTCCCCTTCATCAACATGGTGATCTGGGGCATGGGCCTGCCGCTTGGCCTGGCGGCCTGGGCCGGTTTGGCCTGGGCGGCCTGGCGCTCGCTCAACACTTCAGCCTGGCGGCTTCATCTTTTACCGCTCACCTGGGCCGGCGGTTACTTCCTGTTCATGGGCACGCGCTGGGTCAAGTCCGTTCGCTACTTCCTGCCCATCTATCCTTTCATGGCCCTGTTTGCGGCGTGGGCGGTTTACGAGTTGTGGGCGATGGCGAAACGTGATAAAGACGAAGGACCGCTTCGCGAGACGAAGGACGAACGCAAACCTTCGTCTATCGTCTATCGTCTGTCGTCGGCGGCGCTCTTCGCTGTCGTCACCCTCGGCACCCTCACCTGGGCCTGGGGCTTCACCAGCATTTACCGGACTGACAACTCGCGTATCCAGGCCTCCAGGTGGATTTACCAAAACGTCCCCGCCGCTTTCAACCTGACTCTCGATACAGCCGACGGCGTTTATGTTGAGCCGATCTCTGCGCCCTTCCCGGCGCAAATCGCCGGCGACCAGCCTTTGCTGGCCGTGCTTGAACCACGCGTGAGCGGCACAGTAAATTCAGTAACAGTTGGACATGCACGCGACCTGGCCGGCGCTTCAACCGCCATCTTGCATGTCGTCCTCTCGGCCAACCCTGAAGGCACGCAACCGCTGGCTCAGACTGACGTGATCATCGAAACGGAAGACCCCGGCCTGCCGGGCGGCACGTTCATCGCGCCGCTCGGCCCCGTCCAACTGGAGAAGGGCACGCGTTATTACCTTCTCGCCTCAGGCGGGCCGGAAAACTTTTTGGAAGTGACAGGGTCGGCCATTGCCAATGAGTCGTGGGACGAAGGCCTGCCGCTGCGAATAGAAGGGCGCGACGGGTTTGGCGGCCTCTATCGTGGCCTGACGATGGAAATGCGCTGGGGCGACGACGAGAACAAGCGCCAGATGATCATCAACAACCTGACTGAGGTTGATTACCTCATCCTGCCCAGCCAGCGCGCCATCTGGAGCGCCTCGCGCCTGCCCAACGCCTACCTGATGACGATGGAATACTATCGCGCCTTGTTCGATGGCCGATTAGGCTTCGACCTCGTCGCCCAATTCCAATCGCCGATCACCATTGGCCCGCTTCAAATCTCCGACGTGGCCGGGTCTGTGGCCTGGGGCCGCCAACCCGACCTGCCGATCTCTAAAGCCGAACCCTGGAACGACAACATCTTCTCAGCCGAGGAGGCCTTCAGCGTTTACGACCACGCGCCGGTGTGGGTCTTCAAGAAGCGCGCCGACTTCACCATTGAGAAAGCCTCGGCGGTGCTTTATGCTGTTGACCTGACCCGGGTCGTCAATCAAGGGCCGCGCGAGGCCACTGCCGCCCCGACTCTGCTCATGTTGCCGCGTGATCGCGTGACTGAGCAACAGGCGGGCGGAACCTGGTCGCAAATGTTCAACCGGAACAGCCCGCTCAATGCGATTGAACCGCTGGGCGTCGTGGCCTGGTGGCTCACCGTCGTTTTATTGGGGTGGCTGGCTTTCCCCATTACCTTCGTTGCCTTCAGCGGCCTTCATGATCGCGGCTTCGCCTTCACCCGCAACGTCTCACTGTTGCTAATTTCCTGGACGGCCTGGTTGTTAGCCAGCGTTCAACTTCTGCCCTTCACTCAGTTAACGCTGTGGCTGGTGGCGCTGGCCCTGGTTCCGGTGTCGGCCTTCATCGTCTGGCGGCGCGGGAGCGAGATCAAGGCCTGGCTGGCCGAAAACCGGCGCTATGTGTTGATCGTCGAAATACTCTCGCTGGGCTTCTTCGTCTTCTTCCTGCTCATCCGGCTGGGCAACCCCGACTTGTGGCATCCGTCTTATGGCGGCGAGAAGCCAATGGACTTTTCGTACTTCAACGCCGTTCTCAAGAGCACTTCGTTCCCGCCTTACGATCCCTGGTTTGCCGGCGGTTACTTGAACTACTACTATTACGGTTTTGTCATCGTCGCCACCGTCACCAAGATGCTGGGCATCGTGCCGTCGTTTGCCTACAACCTCATTCTGCCTATGTTGTTCTCGCTCGTCGGTATCGGCGCGTTTGGCGTGGCTTACAACTTAGTGGCGAGCAGCCGGAAACCAAAAGCTGAAGAATCAATCAATAACCAATACCCAATTACCAAAACCGCCAACCCCTACTTCGCCGGCCTCGCCGCCGCTTTGCTCTTTGTGGCGCTAGGCAACCTGGGCCAGAAGGACGTGATTATGAAGGCCCTGACGCGAGCCGGGGCGGACGTTCAAACGGCCTCGCCGCTCTTTGCCGATCTTCAGCGGGCGGCAGTGGGCGCGTGGCGCATTTACGTAGAACGCCAGCCGACGCCGATCGGCACGGGCGAGTGGTATTGGAACGCCACTCGCGTCACCCCCGAAGTGACGATTGCCGAGTTTCCATTCTTTACC from Chloroflexota bacterium carries:
- a CDS encoding glycosyltransferase family 4 protein, which translates into the protein MKILVALTYYRPHVSGLTIYVERLSRALARRGHAVTVLTSHYEPSLPLNEMMDGVRVVRAPVLARVSKGVLMPTLTFLATKYMWQNDALSLHLPQLDASGIATRAKLLNKPSILTYHSDLLLPPSFVNRVASTVVNASNHAAAKLCDAISAYTDDFAKHSPYLSKYLHKVRVIAPPVEIPEPDEEEVHGFVERYGLHGKTVLGLAGRFAAEKGIEYLLEALPGIMTKYPNVVVVHAGPREAIGESAYLRKLEPLLEKYRDHYVHVGTLNAKGMAAFFKACHVTTLPSINSTETFGLVQIESMMCGTPVVASDLPGVRQPTTMTGMGRVASICDSVALAEAILDVLDHREKYLRPRAEIADVFSPDAVAARYEALFEELKHRRN
- a CDS encoding class I SAM-dependent methyltransferase, whose amino-acid sequence is MTDDLLWRQLKAMPAFRGLLRAVEAKFYDGLTLPEPALDLGCGDGHFASETFDRPLAAGIDPWWLPLKEARARNAYKVLAQADGTRLPFPAQHFASAVSNSVLEHIPELDPVLADLNRVLKPGATFIFCSPSDYFLEFLSISHFLRQVGLRGLAEMYERFFNRISRHHHCDSPDVWRERLARAGFAVERHWYYFSPGAHAALEWGHYLGLPAAVAKTLTGRWILWPSRANLWLTEKLLRRFFEEGKQEKGAYIFFVTKKIHNAP
- a CDS encoding glycosyltransferase family 39 protein; translated protein: MTLWDAYLILLSRLGLAPRPTAADGLPVELPAFESLRSAPVLRPARQPIDLTRQLNLARWLGLPLGIAFALTGQWSLSQNREALGQGVLLLAIGLVIFAVVVWRESLDLRSAPAETLPLLDLAPQVETRVRWGVAALALLWSGLTYFFLKNNDFNIFGRLSWAMSLIAWVAAFWQGPLGLKLNWHLLWERLWRGEFNLRLTNKLFLFLLVLAVSAGFRFANLNSVPVEMTSDHVEKLRDVNDILSNGVRPIFEASNGGREPMEFYLAAIAANVLPTGLSHLTLKLLTSLVGFLTLPFIFLLAREIADDDWIAILTMLAAGIGWWPNAISRNGLRFPFAPFFGTLALWLIIRALKRQSRNDMLLAGLAIGLGLYGYTPIRVVPLAAAVAFGLYALHHWNRAQAAKLAAWLGMAALIIVAAFVPMIRYAADAPQDFWRRTLTRVVGDTGAETPPTLSRFLSNEWNSLRMFSWTADSAWLVSPAGQPALDWVMGGLFALGVLYLLYRYVRRRHWLDLFLLISIPVLLLPSTMALAFPIENPSLHRSGVAIPVVFLIVALPLRLLVEHSQSLITGWRGRLVGLGLVGALVFLSAQNNWDILFVNYAQQYRDSVQNASELGALVKSWAESVGSYDTVFIRAYPYWVDTRSVGIYAGQFGWDNAILDAAKLGDMVNDPRPKLYILNRHDAESIALLRQIYPQGKLAYRASTFHDKDFVTFFVPGIVDFDETTIPLPN
- a CDS encoding glycosyltransferase family 39 protein, with the protein product MSESTAADEIEMPGSELQPPMTGGVIDSTLALTEAREVERAAPRTASLDWRGLAVDLLLVLLVAAGLYFRFSWTNWNQGTDLHPDEYGLTGTLTQLHIPKSLGEYFNTRISPMSPYQKYDIDGLPIPPDPEYPVPDNRMRWGQWPLTIIRFAAEVTGNTDYTKLRLMGRQLSALADSLSLLIIFLIGSRLYNRRVGLLAAALSALAVMQIQQSHFMTADNIAGTFTALTMYFAVRAAQAVPVTGERATGKGSRYRDWLWYVLFGVSFGMALASRINLLPLFGEILAAAFIAYTDRWLKAQKEGRDPTNLLIEAGWRIALAAVFAFIAFRVTQPMSFRAETGDTTLFTIKPNPEWSESMAVAQAESSGIGGGPPGEQWTNRPALIFPFINMVIWGMGLPLGLAAWAGLAWAAWRSLNTSAWRLHLLPLTWAGGYFLFMGTRWVKSVRYFLPIYPFMALFAAWAVYELWAMAKRDKDEGPLRETKDERKPSSIVYRLSSAALFAVVTLGTLTWAWGFTSIYRTDNSRIQASRWIYQNVPAAFNLTLDTADGVYVEPISAPFPAQIAGDQPLLAVLEPRVSGTVNSVTVGHARDLAGASTAILHVVLSANPEGTQPLAQTDVIIETEDPGLPGGTFIAPLGPVQLEKGTRYYLLASGGPENFLEVTGSAIANESWDEGLPLRIEGRDGFGGLYRGLTMEMRWGDDENKRQMIINNLTEVDYLILPSQRAIWSASRLPNAYLMTMEYYRALFDGRLGFDLVAQFQSPITIGPLQISDVAGSVAWGRQPDLPISKAEPWNDNIFSAEEAFSVYDHAPVWVFKKRADFTIEKASAVLYAVDLTRVVNQGPREATAAPTLLMLPRDRVTEQQAGGTWSQMFNRNSPLNAIEPLGVVAWWLTVVLLGWLAFPITFVAFSGLHDRGFAFTRNVSLLLISWTAWLLASVQLLPFTQLTLWLVALALVPVSAFIVWRRGSEIKAWLAENRRYVLIVEILSLGFFVFFLLIRLGNPDLWHPSYGGEKPMDFSYFNAVLKSTSFPPYDPWFAGGYLNYYYYGFVIVATVTKMLGIVPSFAYNLILPMLFSLVGIGAFGVAYNLVASSRKPKAEESINNQYPITKTANPYFAGLAAALLFVALGNLGQKDVIMKALTRAGADVQTASPLFADLQRAAVGAWRIYVERQPTPIGTGEWYWNATRVTPEVTIAEFPFFTFLYADLHAHMIVLSMSVVTLGWIVSLVNNARSGKRPGWLETVALWAIGGLAFGVIQPSNLSDYQTYWLLGGVAIFYAEYLKHGKFSIRFLIDVSWRCILLIGLASVLFRPYTAWRGEGYGAIELWKGDRTPLDSYIIIHGLFLFIALGFLLVETRRWMQKTTLDEVRDLINPALFTLAVFVVFVIGLWLAGYKVAVIALPLVAWTGLLMIRPDAEPERRVTLALFGLGLLLTMVVEVVVAKGDIGRMNTQFKFYLQVWTFLSVASGPALAWVWAQMPEWVSLNRRVWQIALAVLVVVAASYTATAASAKIRDRFPQRTAVLDSTEPGVDCKAIPGMPLLYTQSSDVKDQPHSLDGMDYMQWSAHCDQGYYIPLKYDYDAIRWMQDNVQGSPVIVEVNTPEYRWGSRYTINTGLPGVVGWNWHQRQQRGVVVSDTLVTKRVEDIGLFYSTLDETEAQAFLKKYNVSYIVVGGYELAYYPPESFVKFERMVDAGLLKAAYQNDGVVIYEVVK